A single Palaemon carinicauda isolate YSFRI2023 unplaced genomic scaffold, ASM3689809v2 scaffold242, whole genome shotgun sequence DNA region contains:
- the LOC137636160 gene encoding uncharacterized protein, with amino-acid sequence MSSFHSLPPPATFNVDDRNAAERWREWRERWKCYAVTIELSKKTPEVQVSVLLTVIGPEAHEVSSTFQLSDEDQKDQNAVLAALERYFHLSKNTAFERYHFNIRAQIDGESFDQYVTALRHIAWDCDIANITQEEILRDRIMFGISDDKVRDRLLRERNLTLERTLEICGVSEVSIAQQEEINRVLESKVITVSAKLKDPVGRMKPVTDVHRKLEETDWITDCRFCGKSHRKVKEVCPAWGKRSSMSGATN; translated from the coding sequence ATGTCTTCATTTCACAGTCTTCCTCCACCCGCCACTTTCAATGTGGATGATAGGAATGCAGCAGAAAGGTGGAGGGAATGGCGAGAAAGGTGGAAGTGCTATGCTGTCACAATAGAATTAAGTAAAAAGACTCCCGAAGTGCAAGTCTCTGTGTTACTTACAGTTATTGGGCCTGAGGCTCATGAGGTTTCCAGCACATTTCAACTTTCTGATGAAGATCAGAAAGATCAGAATGCAGTGCTGGCAGCACTTGAAAGATATTTTCACCTAAGCAAAAACACCGCATTTGAACGTTACCATTTCAATATTCGGGCACAGATAGATGGAGAATCTTTTGATCAGTATGTAACGGCTCTGCGTCATATAGCGTGGGATTGTGATATTGCGAATATAACACAAGAAGAAATTTTGAGAGACAGGATTATGTTTGGCATTTCGGATGATAAGGTCAGAGATCGTCTTCTTCGGGAAAGGAATCTAACTTTGGAGAGAACCTTAGAGATTTGTGGAGTTAGCGAGGTATCTATAGCACAGCAAGAGGAGATCAACAGAGTATTAGAAAGCAAGGTTATTACTGTGTCTGCAAAGCTGAAGGATCCAGTTGGAAGAATGAAGCCAGTGACAGATGTTCATCGCAAATTGGAAGAAACGGACTGGATTACTGATTGTAGGTTCTGTGGTAAAAGTCACAGGAAAGTAAAGGAAGTTTGTCCAGCTTGGGGTAAGCGGTCCAGCATGAGTGGTGCAACAAACTAA